The Megasphaera elsdenii DSM 20460 genome includes the window AGAAAGAAAAAGATGCCTAAAAACATATCCGTGTACATGTACTCATTGACGTACATGTACACGGATGATAAAATAAATTAAGGAGGGGATAAACATGAAAATTATGAGCCAAACAAAAGCAAGAAAAGATTTCTTTAAAATTGCCAAGGAAGTCAATGAAGACAGTGTTCCCGTCATTGCTACGAATAAAGATTCTCTTGATGATGTAGTCATTTTAGGCAAGGCCGATTATGATTCTTTAATGGAAACATTACATGTATACGGTGTACCTGGCATGGCGGAAAAATTAGACCGTGCGGAAAAAGAAGAAGGAATCCCTTTTACTTCCTTAGAGGATATACCAGATGTATAAAATTGAGTATACACGAGAATTTCAAAAGGATTACATGAAGTTGAAACAATATCCGTCTATGGTTAGAAAATTAAAGAAACTCATTAATGGATTATATGAAAATCCTTTTTACCATGCTGAAAAATTAGAACCTAAATGGAAAAACAGGTATTCCTTGAGAATCAATATTCAACACCGATTAGTATATAATGTGAATATCGATGAACAAAAAATAAAACTGCTGTCATGTTGGACACATTATGAATGAGGTCAAGAGCCGCTGCAACAATCATCCGGTTGTTGCGGTGGTTCTTTTTTTGTCTATGAAGAATTAATAATACATTAGGGCTTATTGCGCCAAAACAGGCCATGGAAAAACAGTTGAAGGCTTATGACAAAGAACTACGAAATAAGGATGGCGGTAACTGATGATTGCTTTTTCGAGAGCTTTTTGTGAATTTTTAAGCGGCTTTTTAGCGGCTTTAGGTTTTCAGCAAGTTTTTTGCCGACTTTTTTGCCGATATTTTGCCGATTTTGATATGAAAAACGAGGAAATTTGGCAG containing:
- a CDS encoding type II toxin-antitoxin system Phd/YefM family antitoxin, with the translated sequence MKIMSQTKARKDFFKIAKEVNEDSVPVIATNKDSLDDVVILGKADYDSLMETLHVYGVPGMAEKLDRAEKEEGIPFTSLEDIPDV
- a CDS encoding Txe/YoeB family addiction module toxin, with product MYKIEYTREFQKDYMKLKQYPSMVRKLKKLINGLYENPFYHAEKLEPKWKNRYSLRINIQHRLVYNVNIDEQKIKLLSCWTHYE